A part of Myxococcus landrumus genomic DNA contains:
- a CDS encoding NAD+ kinase, with protein MFEKIVLVTRHTRLAGLVERFNTKKQAKFYVEHAGQDFDEFEREDSAYNRSVEKLRDSLGVGLPVQQVDRSLVPTFLFSGKELVVVAGQDGLVANVAKYVGEQPLVGVNPDPERFDGVLLPYDVAGARGAVRRVLEGRARFREVTLAEASLEDGQRLLGFNDLFIGARTHVSARYRLSHAGQEESQSSSGVLVSTGVGSSGWLSSIFTLARSLTERTGGVPGEAWRLSWEEARLAFVVREPFVSRNSSAGIVGGFVTQDEELVLESRMPSGGVIFSDGMEDDFLVFGAGARAHIRPARQRARLVMN; from the coding sequence AGTTCTACGTGGAGCACGCGGGGCAGGACTTCGACGAGTTCGAGCGGGAGGACTCCGCCTACAACCGCTCGGTGGAGAAGCTCCGGGACTCGCTGGGCGTGGGGCTGCCGGTGCAGCAGGTGGACCGGAGCCTGGTGCCCACGTTCCTCTTCAGCGGCAAGGAGCTGGTGGTGGTCGCCGGGCAGGACGGGCTGGTGGCGAATGTCGCCAAGTACGTGGGTGAGCAGCCGCTGGTGGGCGTGAATCCAGACCCCGAGCGCTTCGATGGCGTGCTGCTTCCGTACGACGTCGCGGGCGCGCGGGGCGCCGTGCGGCGGGTGCTGGAGGGCAGGGCGCGCTTCCGTGAAGTCACGCTCGCGGAGGCGTCACTGGAGGACGGGCAGCGGCTGCTGGGCTTCAACGACTTGTTCATCGGCGCCCGCACGCACGTGTCCGCACGCTACCGGCTGAGCCATGCGGGGCAGGAGGAGTCGCAGTCCTCCAGCGGGGTGCTGGTGTCCACGGGCGTGGGCTCCAGCGGGTGGCTGTCCTCCATCTTCACGCTGGCGCGCAGCCTCACCGAGCGCACCGGCGGCGTCCCTGGCGAGGCGTGGCGGCTGTCGTGGGAGGAGGCGCGGCTGGCCTTCGTGGTGCGCGAGCCGTTCGTCAGCCGCAACTCGAGCGCGGGCATCGTCGGCGGCTTCGTGACGCAGGACGAGGAGCTGGTGCTGGAGTCGAGGATGCCGTCGGGTGGCGTCATCTTCAGCGACGGCATGGAGGACGACTTCCTCGTCTTCGGCGCGGGGGCGCGGGCCCACATCCGTCCGGCCCGGCAGCGCGCGCGGCTGGTGATGAACTGA
- a CDS encoding protease, whose protein sequence is MTCGQMGRIALLTLAITGSGCASRKEESAPPVPPVDSRPEETAVKTSTLECSLSAPAQVKAGEPVELVFKLTNTTKQPLYVLKWHTPLEGIRNNIFTVTRAGSAAELSYGGPMMKRGPPDASAYATIAPGESVEGRVDLSLAYELNQPGTYHVTFRGPLMDVTSDAAKVPALSGEFHDVAVKCPPVDITVT, encoded by the coding sequence ATGACGTGTGGACAGATGGGCCGCATCGCGCTGCTGACCCTGGCCATCACCGGGAGCGGCTGTGCGTCGCGCAAGGAAGAGTCGGCGCCGCCAGTTCCCCCGGTGGATTCGCGACCGGAGGAGACCGCCGTGAAGACGTCGACCCTGGAGTGCTCGCTGAGCGCCCCCGCGCAGGTGAAGGCGGGCGAGCCCGTGGAGCTGGTGTTCAAGCTCACCAACACCACGAAGCAGCCCCTCTATGTCCTCAAGTGGCACACGCCCCTGGAGGGCATCCGCAACAACATCTTCACGGTGACGCGCGCGGGCTCCGCGGCGGAGCTGTCCTACGGCGGTCCCATGATGAAGCGCGGGCCACCGGATGCGTCGGCCTACGCGACCATCGCCCCGGGTGAGTCCGTGGAGGGCCGCGTGGACCTGAGCCTCGCCTACGAGCTCAACCAGCCGGGCACCTACCACGTCACCTTCCGCGGGCCCTTGATGGACGTCACCTCCGACGCCGCGAAGGTCCCCGCCCTCTCGGGTGAGTTCCACGACGTCGCGGTGAAGTGCCCCCCGGTCGACATCACCGTCACCTAG
- a CDS encoding M35 family metallo-endopeptidase, which yields MSFSSRGRLNWWMGAVISASLLGACGSPDERAGEVPAEGETARDAVAGDVAVKLSTPRQSLAAREDVSVTVTLTNVSKDTVRVLKWHTPTDGLKEDLFAITVDGAAVEYQGRHYKWATPQANDYLRLAAGESVSYTVDLGAIYDFSRTGNYSLRYDSDSHGSTVGHEGISQLRSEDLSLFVEGRAFVGPEQAGTVSALALSTANCTAARTTQVTTAFNDAKTMSTGAINWLNSPLSPYTRFTTWFGTYSTGNRDIVRNHYNAILSAFNTKSVIVDCGCTDSAYAYVYKNQPYRIYVCNAFWPAPATGTDSKAGTLIHEMSHFTVVADTDDHAYGQSACKTLARNNPVNARDNADSHEYFAENTPALP from the coding sequence ATGAGCTTCAGCTCACGTGGTCGCCTCAATTGGTGGATGGGTGCGGTTATCAGTGCCTCGCTGCTGGGCGCCTGTGGTTCGCCCGATGAGCGCGCGGGAGAGGTTCCCGCCGAGGGCGAGACGGCACGAGACGCAGTCGCAGGAGATGTCGCGGTCAAGCTGTCCACGCCCCGCCAGTCGCTGGCCGCGCGCGAGGACGTGAGCGTGACGGTGACGCTCACCAACGTTTCGAAGGACACGGTGCGGGTGCTCAAATGGCACACGCCCACGGACGGACTGAAGGAGGACCTGTTCGCCATCACCGTGGACGGCGCGGCGGTGGAGTACCAGGGCCGGCACTACAAGTGGGCCACGCCGCAGGCGAACGACTACCTGCGCCTGGCCGCGGGCGAGAGCGTCTCGTACACGGTGGACCTGGGCGCCATCTACGACTTCTCCCGCACGGGCAACTACAGCCTGCGCTACGACTCGGACTCGCACGGCTCCACCGTGGGTCACGAGGGCATCTCCCAGCTGCGCTCGGAGGACCTGAGCCTCTTCGTCGAGGGCCGCGCCTTCGTCGGCCCCGAGCAGGCGGGCACCGTCTCCGCCCTGGCGCTGTCCACCGCGAACTGCACGGCCGCGCGGACGACGCAGGTGACGACGGCGTTCAACGACGCGAAGACGATGTCCACGGGCGCCATCAACTGGCTCAACAGCCCGCTGTCACCCTACACCCGGTTCACGACGTGGTTCGGCACGTACAGCACGGGCAACCGCGACATCGTGCGCAACCACTACAACGCCATCCTGAGCGCCTTCAACACGAAGTCGGTCATCGTGGACTGTGGCTGCACGGACAGCGCCTACGCGTACGTCTACAAGAACCAGCCGTACCGCATCTACGTGTGCAACGCCTTCTGGCCCGCACCCGCGACGGGCACGGACTCCAAGGCTGGCACGCTGATTCACGAGATGAGCCACTTCACCGTGGTGGCGGACACGGATGACCACGCCTACGGCCAGAGCGCGTGCAAGACGCTGGCGCGCAACAACCCGGTGAACGCGCGCGACAACGCGGACAGCCACGAGTACTTCGCGGAGAACACCCCCGCGCTTCCGTGA